A region of Thermoplasmataceae archaeon DNA encodes the following proteins:
- a CDS encoding cupin domain-containing protein, protein MQSEVRGFVRDHKDVQEMSMPGGARIRWLITHRDNAPNFSMRLITVEKGKSTPYHLHDYEHEMYIISGSGEITIGDKISRIKPDSFVFVPPNIYHGMTAESDMKLICIVPIKAAKEALGP, encoded by the coding sequence ATGCAGTCAGAGGTCAGGGGATTCGTGAGGGACCATAAGGATGTTCAGGAAATGAGTATGCCGGGAGGTGCCAGAATAAGATGGCTTATTACGCACAGGGATAACGCTCCCAACTTCTCAATGCGGCTGATCACCGTAGAGAAGGGAAAGAGCACGCCATATCATCTTCACGACTACGAGCATGAAATGTATATAATTTCAGGATCCGGAGAGATAACCATAGGCGACAAGATTTCAAGGATCAAGCCGGACAGTTTTGTATTTGTTCCCCCGAATATCTACCACGGAATGACTGCTGAGTCTGATATGAAGCTTATCTGCATTGTTCCAATAAAGGCAGCAAAGGAGGCACTGGGGCCATAA
- a CDS encoding Rieske 2Fe-2S domain-containing protein has protein sequence MTEAKKPPENDSPADTSRRGFLKLMMALGIGAVTVGVARGAIQNIIPKSVGISSYPTLTLYNGSSGNPLHFTDLVVNNPAAVIFDYPLQNEPNFILRLGDVSGTDVAINPYTVQIPATGSSYKSPGGVGPYKSVVASSAICQHLGCTPPSIHFYKPGTTIPNHPGHSGSNNTGFVNCSCHGSTYDPYHGFSVVTGPTRSPLPSVILAYDSTSDTFTVSSLVGPTIFGHTNNLTGGTPISSSTETDVTSIST, from the coding sequence ATGACTGAAGCAAAGAAACCGCCAGAAAATGATAGTCCTGCTGACACATCAAGGAGAGGGTTTCTCAAATTAATGATGGCGCTCGGTATCGGTGCAGTGACTGTGGGTGTTGCAAGAGGAGCCATCCAGAATATAATTCCCAAAAGCGTTGGTATTTCATCGTATCCAACACTTACACTTTACAATGGTTCATCAGGCAACCCCCTACACTTCACCGATCTTGTGGTCAATAACCCAGCTGCAGTGATTTTTGACTACCCGCTCCAGAATGAACCAAACTTCATCCTGCGTCTTGGCGACGTTTCCGGAACTGACGTTGCAATCAACCCATATACGGTACAGATACCTGCAACCGGTTCCTCATACAAATCCCCTGGGGGGGTCGGTCCATACAAATCTGTTGTGGCTTCGAGCGCCATATGCCAGCATCTTGGATGCACGCCTCCATCAATCCATTTTTATAAGCCAGGAACAACGATCCCAAATCATCCTGGGCACTCTGGATCTAACAATACGGGTTTTGTGAACTGTTCCTGCCATGGAAGTACATACGATCCGTACCACGGGTTTTCCGTAGTTACTGGACCAACAAGGTCGCCGCTCCCGAGTGTTATTCTTGCATATGACAGCACTTCTGATACCTTCACAGTTTCCTCACTTGTAGGCCCAACCATTTTCGGGCATACCAACAACCTGACTGGTGGAACCCCCATCTCATCGTCCACAGAAACCGATGTTACATCCATAAGCACTTGA